In bacterium, the genomic window GTGACGGGGTAGGCGCCCGGTTTCGCGATGACGGGAACCTTCACGCTGAAGGTCACCAGGCCCGCGAGGTCGGCCGTTTGCGGAGGCAGGGAGGCGATCGTGCGGCCCGGATCGGTCTGCGACTGAACCGAGGCGCCGCACTGCGCGTGGGGCATCGTGCGAACCACGAGGTGGCCCTCGGTGCCGCGTACGACGGGCGTCGTCACCGACACGACGTTTACGGCCAAGGCCGCGGCCGCCGGCGTCCCGGCGAGCGCGATCAGCGCCAGAACAGCGAGGGAGCGGGTAATCGTGAGAGGTATGCCCGTCATCCTATCACGATTCTCCCCGCTCCCGGGCCTCGCCTAAACCGGGCGGCGCGCTACGACTTGGACAGCTTCCCCCACGCGGTGTACCCCTGCACCTGCAGGATCCAGCTCTTGTCGCGTAGATCCGAGGGGAGCAGGTCGTGCGCAGCCTGAAGCTCCTGAAACTTTGCTTCCAGCATATTCTGAATTTGCGGCTTGCTTTCCGCGTCCATATACGCTCGATCGAGCACGCGAAGCTGGCGGTGGATCCGCAAAATCGACGGAATGACGGCGGTTGGGGCTGTGACGCTCATGACATGCCTCCTTGGGGAACCTTACTCGGATGGGTGCGCCCGCGCAGAATCTCCGGTGGGGTCTGCGGTCTCGGGCCTGGCCTCGGCGATTGCGTCAGCAAGAGTTTCGTGCACAGGGATGACGGTGTCGAACCGCAGGCGGCGGAACAGGGACCGCAGTGGGGCGGTGGAGGACATCACGAGCCGCAGTTGACGGTGCCGCGCGCGCAGATCTTCGGCGAGGTCGTAAAGCAGCCGGATCGCGGCGCTGTTCAGATACGTGACGCCGCTCACATCGATGGCGAGCAACTGCCCCGCCCCCGCACCTGCCGCGGCGGCGCGCAACTCCCGCTCGACCTCGGGCAGGCTGAGGAGGTCGAGGTCGCCCTCGACCCGCGCCACCGTCGCGCGGGCCGGCGTGTCCACCGTGACCCTGGTCTGTGATCGCATCGTCGTTTGAAGTGAGCGTGCGGTCCGACGCGGTCCGGCCGGTCCCGTACGCACACCGGCTATAACTCGCCGCCGGTCGCCCCGTATTTACCGCTACTACCACTGTCGTAAACGTCCGTGCGGGGCGCAGCCTTCCCGGCGTCCGGGGCGGAAGCGGGTGGCTCTATCGGAAGTTTAGGGGATCGCGGTCACGGCCGGCCGGCGAAGAAGCGTCCGGTCGATACGAATGCGCGTCAGTGGCCGTACCGGCCGGTAATCGTCCCCGTTGCCAGCGTCACGGTCCGCATCATGAACCGGAGCGCGGCGCCCGTGGTCGTTGGGCCGCCGTCGATCTTTGACGAGAGCGCATAGACCGTGAAATTGTAGTGGTGCGGCCTGTCGCCGGCGGGCGGGCAGGGGCCGCCGTAGTGGCTGAACCCGAAGTCGGTCAAACCGAGAACGGCGCCCGCGGGAAGATCGGGGGACTGTTGCGCCCCGGCGCCTGCCTTGAGGGCATGCACCGTCGGGGGAATGTTGAAGACCACCCAATGGTACCAGCCCGTCCCGGTGGGGGCGTCCGGGTCGTGGGCGATCACGGCAAACGATGCCGTCCCGGCGGGTTCGCCGCTCCAGGCGAGGTGCGGGGAGCGGTTGCCCCCGGTACACCCGAACGCGTTGAACACGGTCGACAACGGCAGCGTCCCACCCTTGGCGAAGGTGTTGCTCCGGACGCTCAGGCTCGCCATCGCGGCCTGGCCCGCGGGCGGCAGCGTGAGCGGCGCGATCACAAGTGCACTCGACATCGCGATCCAAAGAAGCCTGCCGGAGATGAGACGACGCATCGCTTCTCCTCCTCCCTCGTCCCGCCGGCGTCCGTGCCGTCCGGGGGCGACTACCGGCCGGGCGGGTGCGCCGCCCGGTCCGCGGCGAGGCGCACGAACGTGTCGAACGCCGCGGGGTTGGCCAACGCGCCGCGGCTGGCCGCCCGGTCCGGGGCGGCGCCGCCGAGGATGCGCTTGACCGGAACTTCGAGTTTCTTGCCGTTGAGGGTGCGCGGAATTTCCGGGACCTGCTCGATCTCGTCGGGCACGTGCCGTGGGGAGAGCTGTGTCCGGAGCCGCTCGCGGATCGTCGCGCGGAGCGGATCATCGAGCGTCGCGCCCTCGCGGAGGACCACGAAGAGCAGCAGGCGCCCCTCGCGCCCCAGCTCGCCCGTGTCGATGACGAGACTGTCGAGCACCTCCGGCAGCTCCTCGACGACGCGGTAGAATTCGCTCGTACCCATCCGCACGCCGGCGCGGTTCAGCGTGGAATCGGAGCGGCCGTAGATGACGCAACTGCCCCGCGGCGTGATCTTGATCCAATCGCCGTGCCGCCACACGCCGGGGAACCGCTCGAAGTAGCTTTCGCGATAGCGGGCGCCGTCGGAATCCTTCCAAAAGCCGACCGGCATCGACGGCAACGGCTCCGTCACTACCAGTTCGCCCACCTCGTTGATCACGGGCCCCCCGTTTTCGTCCCAGGCCTCGACCTTGGCCCCGAGCCCGCGGCACTGGATCTCGCCGGCGCGCACGGGGAGCAGGGGACACGACAGCACGAACGCGGTCGCGACGTCCGTGCCGCCGCTGATCGATCCCAGGAGCAACGCCGGGTTCACGTGCTCGTACACCCACCCGAAGCCCTCCGGGGTCAGGGGCGCGCCGGTCGAGCCCAAGCCGCGAAGGCGCGACAGATCGAAGGTCCGTCCGGGGTCGAGCCCCGCCTTCATGCACGACAGCACGAAGGGCGCGCTCGTGCCGAAGTACGTCATGCCGGTATCCGCGGCCAGCCGCCACAGCGCGCCGAGGTCCGGATACGCCGGACTCCCGTCGTAGAGGATGGCCGTCGCCCCGACGAGGAGGGCCGAGACGACGACGTTCCACATCATCCACCCGGTCGTCGAGAACCAGAAGAAGCGGTCGTCCGGCCCGACATCGAGGTGAAGCGCGAGGAGCTTCAGGTGCTCGAGCAGGATGCCGCCGTGCCCGTGGACGATCGCCTTC contains:
- a CDS encoding STAS domain-containing protein, with product MDTPARATVARVEGDLDLLSLPEVERELRAAAAGAGAGQLLAIDVSGVTYLNSAAIRLLYDLAEDLRARHRQLRLVMSSTAPLRSLFRRLRFDTVIPVHETLADAIAEARPETADPTGDSARAHPSE
- a CDS encoding YbhB/YbcL family Raf kinase inhibitor-like protein, which gives rise to MRRLISGRLLWIAMSSALVIAPLTLPPAGQAAMASLSVRSNTFAKGGTLPLSTVFNAFGCTGGNRSPHLAWSGEPAGTASFAVIAHDPDAPTGTGWYHWVVFNIPPTVHALKAGAGAQQSPDLPAGAVLGLTDFGFSHYGGPCPPAGDRPHHYNFTVYALSSKIDGGPTTTGAALRFMMRTVTLATGTITGRYGH
- a CDS encoding acetoacetate--CoA ligase; translation: MRRPAASVVEGTLLWEPTPEVRARAAITRYLEWLRRSRGLSFDSYDALWHWSVTDLAAFWSSIWEFFDVAGARPAAAVLPERRVAGARWFPGALLNFAEHALRRGDGGPALIAYSETRPPRTLTFEDVRRETARAASALRHLGVRRGDRVAAYLPNAPEAAVAFLATAACGAIWSSCPPEFGTRSVIDRFRQIEPRVLLAVDGYRYAGRAYGRMDAVREIAAALPTVEAVVVLPYLGDAPDLANLRGARLWETAMAGAPADDALAPEPVPFDHPLWIVYSSGTTGLPKAIVHGHGGILLEHLKLLALHLDVGPDDRFFWFSTTGWMMWNVVVSALLVGATAILYDGSPAYPDLGALWRLAADTGMTYFGTSAPFVLSCMKAGLDPGRTFDLSRLRGLGSTGAPLTPEGFGWVYEHVNPALLLGSISGGTDVATAFVLSCPLLPVRAGEIQCRGLGAKVEAWDENGGPVINEVGELVVTEPLPSMPVGFWKDSDGARYRESYFERFPGVWRHGDWIKITPRGSCVIYGRSDSTLNRAGVRMGTSEFYRVVEELPEVLDSLVIDTGELGREGRLLLFVVLREGATLDDPLRATIRERLRTQLSPRHVPDEIEQVPEIPRTLNGKKLEVPVKRILGGAAPDRAASRGALANPAAFDTFVRLAADRAAHPPGR